A single genomic interval of Hymenobacter gelipurpurascens harbors:
- a CDS encoding DUF5712 family protein, which translates to MHAKLINPKTNGKKAYNNQGSAAQALNYLTHEAHQNGQEARFFDGQQDRLDREAVLASLDGNVKGLRVGEAKFHSLVLSPSPEELAHIGGGDEAKLRAYAREVMAAYAAGFRLKDGRAVGKDDLVWGAIIHHERTHRGTDAAVRAGEARPGQARPGLQAHIHVIVSARDRAQRVTLNPGGRISRFCLRDWQDEARVLFERQFHYLGPTPSRRAAPAITEPNPKRNSRIAERVAQLNRQADPSQRLDEARVQRIAQGRGYDRIFYDRLRRLEGRARQGQPLDNAYHLLATGREEPARDQTGHQVRQALHSFQQALRATSGPDHVATQDIGEQRGHRQWEPEL; encoded by the coding sequence ATGCACGCCAAGCTTATTAATCCTAAAACAAACGGCAAAAAAGCCTACAATAATCAGGGGAGTGCGGCCCAGGCGCTAAATTATCTGACCCACGAGGCCCACCAAAACGGCCAAGAAGCGCGCTTCTTTGATGGCCAGCAGGACCGGCTGGACCGGGAGGCGGTGCTGGCTTCCCTGGACGGCAACGTCAAAGGACTGCGGGTAGGGGAGGCCAAGTTTCACTCCCTGGTGCTTTCTCCGAGCCCCGAGGAATTAGCGCACATCGGCGGGGGCGACGAAGCGAAGCTGCGTGCCTATGCCCGGGAGGTGATGGCCGCCTACGCCGCCGGCTTTCGTCTCAAAGACGGCAGGGCCGTGGGGAAAGATGACCTGGTGTGGGGAGCCATCATCCACCACGAGCGCACCCACCGCGGCACCGACGCAGCCGTGCGGGCCGGGGAGGCCCGACCGGGGCAGGCGCGGCCCGGCCTGCAGGCCCACATCCACGTGATCGTTTCGGCCCGGGATAGAGCGCAGCGCGTCACGCTGAACCCCGGCGGACGGATTAGCCGGTTCTGCCTGCGTGACTGGCAGGACGAGGCCCGGGTGCTATTCGAGCGCCAATTTCACTACCTAGGCCCAACTCCCAGCCGAAGAGCTGCCCCGGCCATCACCGAGCCCAACCCCAAGCGAAATTCCCGCATTGCCGAGCGCGTCGCGCAGCTAAACCGGCAGGCGGACCCAAGCCAGCGGCTGGATGAGGCGCGGGTGCAGCGCATTGCGCAGGGGCGGGGCTACGACCGCATTTTCTACGACCGGCTCCGCCGGCTGGAGGGGCGCGCCCGGCAGGGGCAGCCATTGGATAATGCCTACCACCTGCTAGCCACCGGACGCGAGGAGCCCGCCCGTGACCAAACCGGCCACCAGGTGCGACAAGCCCTGCACAGCTTTCAGCAGGCCCTGCGCGCCACCAGCGGCCCCGACCATGTTGCCACCCAGGACATCGGCGAGCAGCGCGGGCACCGGCAATGGGAGCCTGAACTATAA
- a CDS encoding type IV secretory system conjugative DNA transfer family protein — MMSAPRQPATHRLTGLYLALGLLLVLLAAGEYYLLSHPAFKATAADPSVPTAGLGASITSRLLAGLVSFYQRYGLAVRAAVLVTGLLLALLLQAPPARPGQRRWQPTQLQLRRIQLGAAGVGLVGGALLLALASFSAGVIAWLYPSAALLVLGAGMAAGIARALHKTERFGLRTERRQQVSEHGFSLATTDGGWINIPNPFRGTLVLGGAGAGKSYSIGEPLIEQFTEKGFAGLIYDFKFPVLAEAAQKAFVLADAKAAAVGEGGRPEVQLHIINFKDLERSERVNPLRADKMPVVAYANEYARAIMANLNPESIKKMDFFDTSANAFLTAIIWFYKKNFPVFCTLPHVVNTALHPDFTHVLSMLDTDPECGDMVRSITTAVKQRAEKQVAGVIASLQIVLTRINSPEIAWVLTPDEARGEGFSLELNDPQAPKVLVVGNDPTLKETFSPVISCIVAVALKLMNQQHKHPSYVFLDEAATIYVPNLEVIPATARSNKVAMIYMTQDLSQMIDAYGRDKMQVMVSNLNNQFFGKVNSLETAKFVSELVGKEDREMVSASRGRSQSGGSRGAGSNASQSVSWQERSLVRLQDTITLETGEFIGQTVETEQPFFQGKVERQAAPGSYPLHPLATFEGGPLPALAEAPAGEERAQDWLSQWRAARQAGITPSTGPVNALQSVIQANFELIREDVAGIVGQYANTLKPGQMPDNEPML; from the coding sequence ATGATGAGCGCTCCCCGGCAGCCGGCTACCCACCGCCTGACCGGCCTGTATCTGGCCTTAGGCCTACTGTTAGTATTGCTGGCTGCCGGCGAGTACTACCTGCTGTCCCATCCGGCATTCAAAGCCACTGCGGCGGATCCAAGCGTGCCCACGGCTGGCCTAGGAGCGTCCATCACCAGCCGCCTGCTGGCGGGGCTGGTGAGCTTCTACCAGCGCTATGGCCTGGCTGTGCGCGCAGCGGTGCTGGTAACCGGGCTATTGCTCGCGCTGCTACTCCAAGCGCCGCCCGCCCGGCCCGGCCAGCGCCGCTGGCAGCCCACGCAGCTGCAGCTGCGGCGCATTCAACTGGGGGCCGCCGGCGTAGGCCTGGTGGGTGGGGCATTGCTGCTGGCGCTGGCTTCGTTTTCCGCTGGCGTTATTGCCTGGCTGTACCCTAGCGCCGCCCTGCTCGTGCTGGGGGCGGGCATGGCGGCTGGTATTGCGCGGGCCCTGCACAAAACCGAGCGGTTCGGGCTGCGCACCGAGCGCCGGCAGCAGGTCTCCGAGCACGGCTTTAGTTTGGCCACCACGGACGGGGGCTGGATAAACATTCCTAACCCGTTTCGGGGCACACTGGTGCTCGGCGGGGCAGGGGCCGGCAAGTCGTACTCGATTGGGGAGCCCCTGATTGAGCAGTTCACCGAAAAGGGCTTTGCCGGGCTCATCTACGACTTTAAGTTTCCGGTGCTGGCCGAGGCCGCCCAGAAGGCGTTTGTACTGGCCGATGCGAAAGCCGCGGCGGTAGGGGAGGGGGGCAGGCCTGAAGTGCAGCTGCACATCATCAACTTTAAAGATCTGGAGCGCAGCGAGCGAGTAAACCCGCTGCGGGCCGACAAGATGCCGGTGGTAGCTTATGCCAATGAGTACGCCCGCGCCATCATGGCCAACCTGAACCCGGAGAGCATCAAGAAGATGGACTTCTTCGACACCAGCGCCAACGCCTTCCTGACGGCCATCATCTGGTTTTACAAGAAAAACTTCCCCGTCTTCTGCACTTTGCCCCACGTGGTGAACACGGCCCTGCACCCGGACTTCACCCACGTGCTGAGCATGCTCGACACCGACCCCGAGTGTGGGGACATGGTACGCTCCATCACCACGGCCGTAAAGCAGCGGGCCGAAAAGCAGGTGGCCGGTGTCATTGCCTCCCTGCAGATTGTGCTCACGCGCATCAACTCGCCAGAAATTGCCTGGGTGCTCACACCCGACGAGGCAAGAGGGGAGGGGTTTTCGCTGGAGTTGAATGACCCGCAGGCACCCAAGGTGCTGGTGGTGGGCAACGACCCCACGCTGAAGGAAACCTTCTCGCCGGTTATCAGCTGCATTGTGGCTGTGGCGCTGAAGTTGATGAACCAGCAGCACAAGCACCCGAGCTACGTGTTTCTCGACGAGGCCGCGACCATCTACGTGCCCAACCTGGAGGTGATACCGGCCACGGCCCGCAGCAACAAGGTGGCCATGATTTACATGACCCAGGATTTAAGTCAGATGATTGACGCCTACGGCCGCGACAAGATGCAAGTGATGGTGAGCAACCTCAACAATCAGTTTTTCGGCAAGGTCAACTCCCTGGAAACGGCCAAATTCGTCTCGGAGCTGGTGGGCAAGGAAGACCGGGAAATGGTGTCGGCCAGCCGGGGCCGCAGTCAGAGCGGCGGCAGCCGGGGGGCGGGCAGTAACGCCAGCCAAAGCGTGAGCTGGCAGGAGCGCAGCCTAGTGCGCCTGCAGGACACCATTACGCTCGAAACCGGCGAGTTCATCGGCCAGACCGTGGAAACCGAGCAGCCCTTTTTCCAAGGCAAAGTGGAGCGCCAAGCGGCGCCCGGCTCGTACCCGCTACACCCGCTGGCCACCTTTGAGGGAGGACCCCTGCCGGCGCTGGCCGAGGCGCCGGCAGGGGAGGAGCGGGCGCAGGATTGGCTAAGTCAGTGGCGCGCAGCCCGCCAGGCCGGTATTACCCCCAGCACAGGCCCGGTAAACGCGCTTCAATCGGTGATTCAAGCCAATTTTGAGCTTATCCGCGAGGACGTGGCGGGCATTGTAGGGCAGTATGCCAACACCCTTAAGCCAGGGCAGATGCCTGATAATGAGCCCATGCTGTAA
- a CDS encoding EthD domain-containing protein has translation MPSLHPSTATDNELTDNRHRPPVRTEYRTTDAPLIVTPTFLTRADNTPRAARTMDPGSTKGRHGEGIENPDAEPAEIALEANPNLAYEHWDEYWRKVHGPKFAYEEPGTDNEPVLRYDQVHRFAGGPSSYFRPPYQAMITEDKKLVRDPYAQVPAYQRPRFDGFAYIAYAAEADIQKVLKQPQYDKRIIADEQTVFRLVTREIAREYILLPSPQHRDPLSLVKIHYRRPELSREEFQQRLLVTHAALVMAQPATHTYVRRYAQLHNIGSTQQPDPEGNPIDAVSVLSFASVNDVEDYLATDDYQAVEADEATFIDSVRSEFWTGLNYSVINRLLPELATRR, from the coding sequence ATGCCTTCGCTACATCCCAGCACCGCTACTGACAACGAGCTGACCGATAACCGCCACCGTCCGCCCGTGCGCACCGAGTACCGTACCACCGACGCACCGCTCATCGTCACGCCCACCTTCCTGACGCGCGCCGACAACACCCCGCGCGCCGCGCGCACTATGGACCCCGGCTCGACCAAGGGCCGCCACGGTGAGGGCATCGAAAACCCCGACGCTGAGCCGGCTGAAATTGCCCTCGAAGCGAATCCAAACCTGGCCTATGAGCACTGGGACGAATATTGGCGCAAAGTGCACGGCCCCAAGTTTGCTTACGAGGAACCCGGCACCGACAACGAGCCCGTGCTGCGCTACGACCAGGTGCACCGCTTCGCGGGCGGCCCGTCATCATACTTCCGCCCGCCCTACCAGGCCATGATTACGGAAGACAAAAAGCTGGTGCGTGACCCCTACGCCCAGGTGCCGGCCTACCAGCGCCCACGCTTCGACGGCTTCGCCTACATCGCCTACGCCGCTGAGGCCGACATCCAGAAGGTGCTTAAGCAGCCGCAGTACGATAAGCGCATCATCGCCGACGAGCAAACTGTGTTCCGCCTGGTGACCCGCGAGATTGCCCGCGAGTACATCCTGCTGCCCAGCCCCCAGCATCGCGACCCGCTGAGCTTGGTCAAAATTCACTACCGTCGGCCTGAGCTGAGCCGGGAAGAATTCCAGCAGCGCCTGCTTGTTACACACGCCGCGTTGGTGATGGCCCAGCCGGCCACCCACACCTACGTGCGCCGCTACGCCCAGCTGCACAACATCGGCTCAACCCAGCAGCCCGACCCGGAGGGAAATCCCATCGATGCGGTTTCGGTGCTCTCTTTCGCCAGCGTCAACGACGTGGAGGACTACCTCGCCACTGATGACTACCAGGCTGTTGAAGCAGATGAGGCTACATTCATCGACTCGGTGCGGTCCGAGTTCTGGACCGGTCTCAACTACAGCGTCATCAACCGTTTACTGCCCGAGTTGGCTACCCGCCGCTAA
- a CDS encoding LLM class flavin-dependent oxidoreductase codes for MPTPVNESHRPEKPPVAYSILDLAIVSQGDTVKQTLNNSLALAQAAEAAHYTRYWLAEHHNSDNIGSNAPPLLIGYVAENTTTIRVGSGGIMLPNHSPLLVAEQFGTLAQLYPGRIDLGVGRAAGTDSPTAKAIRSDFMLAAQAFPQEIGKIQTYFSPANKQAAVRAPIAEGTEVPLYILGSSTDSAHLAAKLGLPYAFASHFAATYLHQALQIYRDEFQPSAALSQPYAIVALNAYVADTDEEAQRQFTSVIRMFVGMLTGQTREPLQPPTAMTEELQDLWQHPSVYQMLRYSFVGSKQAVKQQLQGFLAETQANELITASSMYALEDRLKSTRLFAEIMQEINENR; via the coding sequence ATGCCTACTCCTGTGAACGAGTCCCACCGCCCGGAAAAGCCACCGGTCGCGTATTCCATCTTAGACCTGGCCATCGTCTCGCAAGGCGATACGGTGAAGCAGACGCTGAACAATTCGTTGGCGCTGGCTCAGGCCGCCGAAGCAGCTCACTATACCCGCTACTGGCTGGCCGAACACCACAACTCTGATAACATCGGCAGCAACGCGCCTCCCTTGCTCATCGGGTACGTGGCGGAAAACACGACGACCATCCGGGTGGGCTCCGGCGGCATCATGCTTCCCAACCACTCGCCCCTGCTAGTGGCCGAGCAGTTCGGCACCTTGGCACAGCTCTATCCGGGCCGCATTGATTTGGGGGTGGGCCGGGCGGCGGGTACCGACTCGCCGACCGCAAAGGCCATCCGGTCCGATTTCATGCTGGCCGCCCAGGCCTTTCCGCAGGAAATCGGTAAGATTCAGACCTACTTCTCCCCGGCCAACAAGCAGGCTGCCGTGCGGGCCCCGATTGCCGAGGGCACCGAGGTACCGCTGTACATCTTGGGTTCCAGCACCGACAGCGCCCACCTGGCGGCCAAGCTGGGCCTGCCCTACGCGTTTGCCAGCCACTTTGCCGCCACGTACTTACACCAAGCGCTGCAGATTTACCGCGACGAGTTTCAGCCTTCGGCGGCGCTGAGCCAGCCTTACGCCATCGTGGCCCTCAACGCCTACGTGGCCGACACCGACGAAGAAGCGCAACGACAGTTCACAAGCGTCATCCGGATGTTTGTCGGCATGCTGACCGGGCAAACGAGAGAGCCCCTGCAGCCGCCGACTGCCATGACCGAAGAGCTGCAAGACCTGTGGCAGCACCCATCCGTCTACCAGATGCTCAGGTATTCGTTTGTCGGCAGCAAACAAGCCGTCAAACAGCAGCTGCAAGGCTTTCTGGCCGAAACCCAGGCCAATGAGCTCATCACTGCGTCCAGCATGTATGCCCTGGAAGACCGGCTCAAATCCACCCGGTTGTTTGCAGAAATTATGCAGGAGATTAACGAAAACAGGTAA